The Benincasa hispida cultivar B227 chromosome 9, ASM972705v1, whole genome shotgun sequence genome has a segment encoding these proteins:
- the LOC120087307 gene encoding probable galacturonosyltransferase 5 isoform X5 translates to MKLLRRCQRILILSLLSLSVLAPLVLVSHRLKTITSIGRREFIDDLSSRKRRDVEALNSIEQEAGESLKEPKPIVFEDKNFQSREGINSLEFGMFVCVCVFVSYFSPVVLTSLIYFALFGDFSIWTSGSKPSNEQKDKRFEDGGEKKHSSKETGRHDSNLHAQSRGVRDVEIEIKYPQHNRSATKRDKNAHIAQSRSVDYKVKEIKDQLIRAKAYLSFAPPGSTAHLMKELRQRVKELEHAVEEVTEDSALPKSALQKMKNMESSLVKAGHAFPDCSAMSSKLRAMTENAEEQVRMQKKQTTYLLNLAARTTPKGFHCLSMRLTSEYFALQPPEKQLLEQQKLHDSKLYHYAVFSDNVLASAVVVNSTISSAKEPEKIVFHLVTNSLNLPAMSMWFSLNPPGKATIEVLSMEHFKWLSTEYDLGWKMQNSSDPRFTSELNYLRFYLPNIFPSLDKIILLDHDVVVQKDLSGLWHLDMKGKVNAAVETCLDSEVSFLRMDMFINFSDPLITEKFDHKACTWAFGMNLFDLRRWREKNITALYHNYLRLIIPSTSKRKWVGVKVQMGKSLDYLIVRWS, encoded by the exons ATGAAGCTTCTTCGTCGATGCCAGAGGATTCTCATCCTCTCTCTGCTTTCTCTCTCTGTTCTTGCTCCTTTGGTTCTCGTTTCTCACCGTCTCAAGACCATCACTTCTATTG GGCGGAGAGAGTTCATAGATGATTTATCCAGCAGG AAGCGGAGAGATGTTGAAGCACTTAACTCAATTGAACAG GAAGCGGGCGAGAGCTTGAAAGAACCCAAACCTATTGTTTTTGAAgataaaaattttcaatctagAGAAGGAATTAACTCCCTTGAATTTGGtatgtttgtgtgtgtgtgtgtgtttgtgtCTTATTTTTCCCCTGTTGTTCTCACTTCTCTTATTTATTTTGCTTTATTCGGAGATTTTTCCATTTGGACTTCAGGAAGTAAACCCAGCAATGAACAGAAGGATAAACGGTTTGAGGATGGTGGGGAAAAG AAGCATTCTTCTAAGGAAACTGGACGACATGATAGTAATCTTCATGCTCAGTCGAGAGGAGTGAGGGACGTGGAAATAGAGATAAAATATCCACAACATAATCGGAGTGCTACCAAGCGTGATAAGAATGCACACATAGCCCAGTCTAGATCTGTAGATTATAAGGTAAAGGAAATCAAAGATCAACTGATAAGAGCAAAAGCCTACCTAAGTTTTGCCCCACCAGGTAGTACTGCTCATCTGATGAAAGAGTTAAGACAACGAGTCAAAGAGTTGGAACATGCAGTTGAGGAAGTTACTGAGGATTCAGCTTTGCCAAAGAG TGCTTTgcagaaaatgaaaaatatggaGTCTTCATTAGTAAAAGCGGGCCATGCTTTCCCAGACTGCTCGGCAATGTCTTCAAAGCTTCGAGCTATGACTGAAAATGCTGAAGAGCAAGTTCGAATGCAAAAGAAACAAACTACTTATCTTCTAAATCTTGCCGCAAGAACCACCCCTAAAGGCtttcattgtctatcaatgcGATTGACTTCTGAATACTTTGCTTTGCAACCTCCGGAGAAGCAGCTGCTTGAACAGCAAAAGTTGCATGATTCTAAGTTGTATCATTATGCTGTCTTCTCTGACAATGTTTTGGCTAGTGCAGTTGTTGTCAATTCCACTATTTCAAGTGCTAAG GAGCCGGAGAAAATTGTCTTCCATTTAGTGACCAATTCATTGAACTTACCAGCAATGTCCATGTGGTTTTCACTAAATCCTCCCGGAAAAGCCACAATTGAGGTCCTGAGCATGGAACACTTTAAATGGCTGTCCACTGAGTATGATTTAGGATGGAAGATGCAAAATTCAAGTGACCCAAGGTTTACTTCTGAACTCAACTATCTTCGGTTCTATCTACCAAATATCTTCCCTTCACTGGATAAGATCATACTTCTTGATCACGATGTGGTGGTGCAAAAGGATTTATCTGGTTTGTGGCACCTTGATATGAAGGGAAAAGTAAATGCTGCTGTTGAAACTTGTCTAGATAGTGAAGTTTCTTTTCTACGGATGGATATGTTTATCAACTTCTCAGATCCATTGATTACTGAAAAGTTCGACCATAAGGCATGCACATGGGCATTTGGGATGAACTTATTTGATCTCAGAAGGTGGAGGGAAAAAAATATAACCGCTCTCTATCATAATTATCTACGATTG